A single Columba livia isolate bColLiv1 breed racing homer chromosome 22, bColLiv1.pat.W.v2, whole genome shotgun sequence DNA region contains:
- the CELSR2 gene encoding cadherin EGF LAG seven-pass G-type receptor 2 isoform X1: MGAPPARGAALRLPPPPPLLLLLLLLLLLLLPAPGQSRRPAPAPATGTCPPGALLPLLQPRRGGTGDSGSSGGTGDSGGAGPAPATGGSGGSGDGGGAGTAAGTGASSRDRGGSGGSRDTRGAGSPGSTGDTRGCGSPQGAQGHGGIGSTRDTGGTQIPRDDRSTRDTGDTEKVPRGTRSTEDTGNTGKVPGDNRSTGETMSSRDIGDALTTGATSSPVTRSRSRQRRSPNTAPQFQPSSYQASVGENQPAGTPVTRVTAVDPDEGEAGRLRYTMAALFDSRSDALFTIDPVTGAVTTAAPLDRESKSTHVFRVTALDHGTPRRSAMATLTVTVSDANDHDPTFEQPEYRESVRENLEVGYEVLTVRATDGDAGPNANVLYRLLNAGGANEVFEIDPRSGVIRTRGPVDREEVEAFELLVEATDQGQEPGPRSATATIRIAVEDDNDNAPQFSEKRYLVQVPEDVAPNSAVLRVTATDRDKGSNALVHYSIVSGNTRGHFYIDAQTGALDVVSPLDYEVSKEFTLRIRAQDGGRPPLSNISGLVTVQVLDVNDNAPIFVSTPFQATVLENVPVGYSVIHIQAIDADSGDNSRLVYTLLETGAGFPFAINNSTGWIVVASELDREAVDFYSFEVEAQDQGSPPMASSASVSVTILDVNDNSPEFTQREYGARLNEDAAVGTSVLTVSAVDRDANSVITYQISSGNTRNRFSITSQSGGGLISLALPLDYKLERQYLLTIAASDGTRQDTAQVVVNVTDANTHRPVFQSSHYTVNVNEDRPVGTTVVVISATDEDTGENARITYLMEDSIPQFRIAAETGAVTTQMELDYEDQVSYTLAITARDNGIPQKSDTTYLEILVSDVNDNAPQFLRDSYQGSVYEDVPAFTSVLQVSATDRDSGLNGRVFYTFQGGDDGDGDFIIESTSGIIRTLRRLDRENVPLYSLRAFAVDKGVPAKRTPVEIQVTVLDVNDNPPVFERDEFDIFVEENSPIGLVVARITATDPDEGTNAQIMYQIVEGNIPEVFQLDIFSGELTALADLDYETKAEYVMVVQATSAPLVSRATVHVRLRDTNDNSPQLKNFEILFNNYITNRSGSFPGGVIGRIPAHDPDVSDSLTYTFEQGNELNLVLLDPRSGDLRLSPALDNNRPLEAVMRVSVSDGVHSATAQCTLRVTVITDEMLSNSITLRLADMSQERFLSPLLSRFLEGVATVLATPRHRVVLFNIQTDTDVGTARILNVSLSVLLPGPGGRFFSSEELRERLYLNRSLLAAISAQRVLPFDDNVCLREPCENYLRCVSVLQFDSSAPFLASDTILFRPIRPVAGLRCRCPPGFTGDYCETEIDLCYSSPCGSNGRCRSREGGYTCECHQDFTGERCELSARGGRCAPGVCRNGGTCLNLLVGGFRCQCPPGHYEKPFCTMSTRSFPPNSFLTFRGLRQRFHFTLALTFATKERDGLLLYNGRFNEKHDFVALEIVGEQVQLTFSAGETTTTVSPFVPGGVSDGQWHRVQLHYYNKPVLGRSGLPQGPSEEKVAVVTVDDCDTGMALRFGPRLGNYSCAAQGTQSGSKKSLDLTGPLLLGGVPTLPESFPIRSRQFVGCMRHLHIDQRPVDMAAFIANNGTLPGCPAKKTLCDTNTCHNGGTCVHEWDGFSCRCPLGFGGKTCQEEMASPQRFLGSSRVTWNGLALPVTLPCHLGLMFRTRHPHGLLLHASAGPPATATATTTVTVTLRLSEGQAEAELWQGGARLARLRLPQVKVNDGDWHHLTLELRGGPSRTPHNTLLLVTLDYGRHQAVADVAGELQGLQLRTLSVGGLEGDGDTVEQGFRGCLQGVRVGEPGASAVALSAAAVTQVNVEGGCALPDPCDSGPCPPHSYCSDDWDSFSCRCHPGYFGDSCVSACALNPCQSPATCARKPGSAHGYTCECPQGHFGPYCEHKESQPCPRGWWGHPTCGPCSCDVTKGFDPDCNKTTGECHCKENHYRPAGSDSCLLCDCYATGSLSRLCDVTSGQCPCKAGVIGRHCDRCDNPFAEVTASGCEVNYDSCPRAIEASIWWPRTRFGLPAAAPCPKGSVGTAVRHCDEHRGWLPPNLFNCSSLAFAPLRGWAERLAHNESLLDPAQSRRVALQLREATRRPGARFGSDLRLAYGLARALLRHESAQRGFRMAATQDAHFTENLLRVGSALLDSSNKRHWELIQQTEGGTAWLLKHFEDYASALAQNMPQTYLSPFTIVTPNIVVSVVRLDKGSFAGARLPRYEALRGEKPPDLETTVILPDSVFRPPEGRRHSAGHGQPPQGTGEQEDEEEDEEATEEDEEEEEVTLVTRRKRHPALGEGQAIASVIIYRTLAGLLPELYDTDRRSLRVPKRPVINTPVVSISVHAGGARAPRALAKPVTLQFRLLETQERSKPVCVFWNHSLRAGSAGGWSARGCEVVFRNRSHVSCQCHHLTSFAVLMDISRRENGEILPLAPLTYASLGVGLAGLLLAVLALGGLQGALRSNRHSIRRHGASALLLAQLVFLLGINQTDLPLACTVVAILLQFLYMSAVGWALLEGLHLYRRRSEPRHVDRGPMRFYHVLGWGLPAFITGLAVGLDPEGYGNPDFCWLSIHDSLVWSLAGPSACAVAVNIFFLVLAARATCTTPQGFEKKGMAPGLRTAAVLLALPSLAWLLALLSVNSDALLLHYLFAASNCLQGPLIFLVCVVLSREVRRSLRLSCARRHGHDPALATKATLTPGYGCDSTYVAGGLCPAPGGGSSGSLHSTARSGKSHHSYIPFVRREDSGLAGSPGPRVLPEPGGLYLDAQDQPEEHDTDSDSDLSLEDDRSASYGSTHSSESEDEAPPAGWDPLPRPPLTPPSPAGDSLVAPGHPYWPGEFVTTASESEGPGGGSETLRVEPAGGQGPPRGDLPHPNGELLPRAPPLLPLPHPHKGILKKKCLAPISERGSTQRLGPPPPPPPAGTAASSGSEGSRGGSSAAPRPRQSLREQLSSVTPVAMSIRAGTVDEDSSGSEFLFFNFLH; this comes from the exons ATGGGCGCTCCGCCCGCCCGCGGGGCCGCGCTCcggctgccgccgccgccgccgctgctgctgctgttgctgctgctgctgctgctgctgctgcccgcgCCGGGCCAGtcccgccgcccggccccggcaCCCGCCACCGGCACCTGCCCGCCCGGCGCGCTCCTGCCGCTGCTCCAGCCGCGCCGCGGCGGCACCGGGGACAGCGGCAGCTCCGGCGGCACCGGGGACAGCGGCGGCGCCGGGCCCGCCCCGGCCACAGGCGGCTCCGGCGGCAGCGGGGATGGTGGCGGCGCGGGGACCGCAGCGGGTACCGGCGCTTCCAGCCGGGACAGAGGCGGCTCCGGGGGTTCCCGAGACACCCGCGGCGCTGGGAGCCCAGGGAGCACCGGAGACACCAGAGGCTGCGGGAGCCCCCAGGGTGCCCAAGGCCATGGAGGCATCGGGAGCAccagggacactgggggcaCCCAAATTCCCAGGGACGACAGGAGTACAAGAGATACTGGAGACACTGAGAAAGTCCCCAGGGGCACCAGGAGCACCGAGGatactgggaacactgggaaaGTCCCCGGGGACAACAGAAGCACTGGGGAGACAATGAGCAGCAGGGACATTGGGGACGCCCTGACCACGGGGGCCACCAGCAGCCCTGTGACCCGCAGCCGCTCCCGCCAGCGCCGCAGCCCCAACACGGCACCGCAGTTCCAGCCCTCCAGCTACCAGGCCTCGGTGGGGGAGAACCAGCCGGCGGGGACACCGGTGACACGGGTGACGGCGGTGGACCCTGACGAGGGGGAGGCGGGCCGGCTGCGCTACACCATGGCTGCCCTCTTCGACAGCCGCTCCGACGCCCTCTTCACCATCGACCCCGTCACTGGTGCCGTCACCACCGCTGCCCCCCTGGACCGGGAGAGCAAGAGCACCCACGTGTTCCGGGTGACGGCGCTGGACCACGGGACACCCCGGCGCAGCGCCATGGCCACTCTGACCGTGACGGTGAGCGACGCCAACGACCACGACCCGACCTTCGAGCAGCCCGAGTACCGGGAGAGCGTGCGGGAGAACCTGGAGGTGGGCTACGAGGTGCTGACGGTGCGGGCCACCGACGGGGACGCTGGTCCCAACGCCAACGTCCTCTACCGGCTGCTCAACGCCGGCGGCGCCAACGAGGTCTTCGAGATCGATCCCCGCTCCGGCGTCATCCGCACCCGCGGCCCCGTGGACCGCGAGGAGGTGGAAGCCTTTGAGCTGTTGGTGGAGGCCACGGATCAGGGCCAGGAGCCGGGACCCCGCAGCGCCACGGCCACCATCCGCATTGCCGTGGAGGACGACAACGACAACGCGCCGCAGTTCAGCGAGAAGCGTTACTTGGTGCAGGTCCCCGAGGACGTGGCGCCCAATTCGGCTGTGCTGCGGGTGACAGCCACCGACCGCGACAAGGGCAGCAACGCCCTGGTGCACTACAGCATCGTGAGCGGCAACACCCGCGGCCACTTCTACATCGACGCGCAGACGGGCGCGCTGGACGTGGTCAGCCCCCTGGACTACGAGGTCAGCAAGGAGTTCACCCTGCGGATCCGCGCACAGGACGGTGGCCGCCCGCCCCTCTCCAACATCAGTGGCTTGGTCACCGTCCAGGTGTTGGACGTCAATGATAATGCCCCTATCTTTGTCAGCACGCCCTTCCAGGCCACCGTGCTGGAGAACGTGCCGGTGGGTTACTCTGTCATCCACATTCAGGCCATTGATGCCGATTCAGGTGACAACAGCCGGCTGGTCTACACCCTCCTGGAGACCGGCGCCGGCTTCCCCTTTGCCATCAACAACAGCACCGGGTGGATCGTGGTGGCCTCCGAGCTGGACCGCGAGGCGGTGGACTTCTACAGCTTTGAGGTGGAGGCGCAGGACCAGGGCAGCCCCCCCATGGCCTCCTCGGCCAGCGTCAGCGTCACCATCCTGGACGTCAACGACAACAGTCCCGAGTTCACGCAGCGGGAGTACGGCGCCCGCCTGAACGAGGACGCGGCGGTGGGCACCAGCGTCCTCACCGTCTCTGCCGTCGACCGCGACGCCAATAGCGTCATCACCTACCAGATCTCCAGCGGCAACACCCGCAACCGCTTCTCCATCACCAGCCAGAGCGGCGGTGGCCTCATCTCCCTCGCCCTGCCCCTGGACTACAAGCTGGAGCGGCAGTACCTCCTCACCATCGCCGCCTCCGACGGCACCCGCCAGGACACGGCCCAGGTGGTCGTCAACGTCACCGACGCCAACACCCACCGACCCGTCTTCCAGAGCTCCCACTACACCGTCAACGTCAACGAGGACCGGCCGGTGGGCACCACGGTGGTGGTCATCAGCGCCACGGATGAGGACACGGGGGAGAACGCCCGCATCACGTACCTGATGGAGGACAGCATCCCCCAGTTCCGCATCGCCGCCGAGACGGGGGCCGTCACCACCCAGATGGAGCTGGACTACGAGGACCAGGTGTCCTACACCTTGGCCATCACGGCGCGTGACAACGGCATCCCGCAGAAGTCCGACACCACCTACCTGGAGATCCTGGTGAGCGACGTCAACGACAACGCGCCCCAGTTCCTGCGCGACTCCTACCAGGGCTCTGTCTATGAGGACGTGCCCGCCTTCACCAGCGTCCTCCAGGTCTCCGCCACCGACCGTGACTCAGGGCTCAACGGCAGGGTCTTCTACACCTTCCAAGGGGGTGACGATGGCGACGGAGACTTCATCATCGAGTCCACCTCAGGCATCATCCGCACCTTGCGTCGCCTCGACCGGGAGAATGTGCCGCTCTACTCCCTGCGGGCGTTTGCTGTCGATAAGGGGGTCCCGGCCAAGCGGACGCCAGTGGAGATCCAAGTGACGGTGCTGGACGTCAACGACAACCCCCCCGTCTTCGAGCGGGATGAGTTCGACATCTTCGTGGAGGAGAACAGCCCCATTGGGCTGGTGGTGGCCCGGATCACAGCCACCGACCCTGACGAGGGCACCAACGCCCAAATCATGTACCAGATCGTGGAGGGCAACATCCCCGAGGTCTTCCAGCTGGACATCTTCTCCGGAGAGCTCACCGCCTTGGCCGACCTGGACTACGAGACCAAGGCCGAGTACGTCATGGTGGTCCAAGCCACCTCGGCCCCCCTGGTCAGCCGGGCCACCGTCCACGTCCGCCTCCGCGACACCAACGACAACAGCCCCCAGCTCAAGAACTTTGAGATCCTCTTCAACAACTACATCACCAACCGCTCGGGGAGCTTCCCCGGGGGGGTGATCGGCCGCATCCCGGCCCACGACCCCGACGTGTCAGACAGCCTGACCTACACCTTCGAGCAGGGCAACGAGCTGaacctggtgctgctggacccGCGCAGCGGGGACCTGCGCCTGAGCCCCGCCCTGGACAACAACCGCCCCCTGGAGGCCGTCATGAGGGTGTCCGTCTCAG ACGGGGTGCACAGCGCGACGGCCCAGTGCACGCTGCGGGTGACGGTGATCACGGACGAGATGCTGAGCAACAGCATCACCCTGCGCTTGGCCGACATGTCCCAGGAGCGCTTCCTGTCCCCGCTCCTCAGCCGCTTCCTGGAGGGGGTGGCCACCGTCCTGGCCACCCCCCGCCACCGCGTCGTCCTCTTCAACATCCAGACGGACACAGACGTGGGGACGGCGCGGATCCTCAACGTCAGCCTCTCGGTGCTGCTCCCGGGGCCTGGCGGCCGCTTCTTCTCCTCGGAGGAGCTGCGGGAGCGGCTGTACCTCAACCGCTCGCTCCTGGCCGCCATCTCGGCCCAGCGCGTCCTGCCCTTCGACGACAACGTGTGCCTGCGCGAGCCCTGCGAGAACTACCTGCGCTGCGTGTCCGTGCTGCAGTTCGACAGCTCGGCGCCGTTCCTGGCGTCCGACACCATCCTGTTCCGGCCCATCCGGCCCGTGGCCGGGCTGCGCTGCCGCTGCCCGCCCGGCTTCACCGGCGACTACTGCGAGACGGAGATCGACCTCTGCTACTCCAGCCCCTGCGGCAGCAACGGGCGCTGCCGGAGCCGCGAGGGCGGCTACACCTGCGAGTGCCACCAGGACTTCACCG GGGAGCGCTGCGAGCTGAGCGCCCGGGGGGGCCGCTGCGCCCCGGGGGTCTGCCGCAACGGGGGCACCTGCCTCAACCTGCTGGTGGGGGGGTTCCGCTGCCAGTGCCCCCCCGGGCACTACGAGAAGCCCTTCTGCACCATGAGCACCCGCAGCTTCCCCCCAAACTCCTTCCTCACCTTCCGCGGCCTCCGCCAGCGCTTCCACTTCACCCTCGCCCTGAC GTTCGCCACCAAGGAGCGGGACGGGCTCCTGCTCTACAACGGGCGCTTCAATGAGAAGCACGACTTCGTGGCGCTGGAGATCGTGGGCGAGCAGGTCCAGCTCACCTTTTCGGCAG GTGAAACCACCACCACGGTGTCCCCCTTCGTGCCGGGCGGTGTCAGCGACGGGCAGTGGCACCGCGTGCAGCTCCACTACTACAACAAG CCCGTGCTGGGGCGGTCGGGGCTGCCCCAGGGCCCCTCGGAGGAGAAGGTGGCTGTGGTGACAGTGGACGACTGTGACACCGGCATGGCCCTGCGCTTCGGTCCCCGCCTGGGCAACTACTCCTGCGCTGCCCAGGGCACCCAGTCCGGCAGCAAGAA GTCACTGGATCTGACGGGGCCACTGCtgctggggggggtccccaccCTCCCCGAGAGCTTCCCCATCCGCAGCCGGCAGTTCGTGGGCTGCATGCGGCACCTGCACATCGACCAGCGCCCCGTCGACATGGCCGCCTTCATCGCCAACAACGGCACCCTGCCCG GCTGCCCTGCCAAGAAGACGCTGTGTGACACCAACACGTGCCACAACGGTGGCACCTGCGTGCACGAGTGGGACGGGTTCAGCTGCCGCTGCCCGCTGGGCTTCGGGGGCAAGACCTGCCAGGAAG AGATGGCCAGCCCGCAGCGCTTCCTGGGCAGCAGCCGGGTGACATGGAACGGGCTGGCGCTGCCCGTCACCCTCCCCTGCCACCTGGGGCTGATGTTCCGCACCCGCCACCCccatgggctgctgctgcacgCCAGCGCTGGCCCCCCCGCCACCGCCACTGCCACCACCACCGTCACCGTCACCCTGCGG CTGAGTGAGGGGCAGGCGGAGGCCGAGCTCTGGCAGGGGGGGGCCCGGCTGGCCCGGCTGCGCCTGCCCCAGGTCAAGGTCAACGACGGCGATTGGCACCACCTGACGCTGGAGCTGCGGGGGGGGCCCAGCCGCACCCCCCACAACACCCTCCTCCTCGTCACCCTCGACTACGGCCGCCACCAG GCAGTGGCTGATGTGGCCGGGgagctgcaggggctgcagctgcgGACACTGAGCGTGGGGGGGCTGGAGGGTGACGGTGACACGGTGGAGCAGGGGTTCCGCGGCTGCCTGCAG GGCGTGCGCGTGGGCGAGCCGGGGGCCAGCGCGGTGGCCCTGAGCGCGGCAGCGGTGACGCAGGTGAACGTGGAGGGGGGGTGCGCCCTGCCCGACCCCTGCGACTCGGGGCCCTGCCCCCCCCACAGCTACTGCAGCGACGACTGGGACAGCTTCTCCTGCCGCTGTCACCCTG gCTATTTCGGTGACAGTTGTGTCAGCGCTTGTGCCCTCAACCCCTGCCAGTCCCCGGCCACCTGCGCCCGCAAGCCGGGCTCAGCACACGGCTACACCTGCGAGTGTCCCCAGGGTCACTTTGGTCCCTACTGCGAGCACAA GGAGTCCCAGCCGTGTCCccgggggtggtggggacaccCCACCTGCGGTCCCTGCAGCTGCGATGTCACCAAGGGCTTCGACCCCGACTGCAACAAGACAACGGGAGAGTGTCACTGCAAG GAGAACCACTACCGGCCGGCGGGCAGCGACTCCTGCCTGCTGTGCGACTGCTACGCCACCGGGTCCCTGTCCCGCCTCTGCGATGTCACCAGCGGGCAGTGTCCCTGCAAGGCCGGTGTCATCGGCCGCCACTGCGACCGCTGTGACAACCCCTTTGCCGAGGTGACGGCCAGCGGCTGCGAAG TCAACTACGACAGCTGTCCCCGTGCCATCGAGGCCAGCATCTGGTGGCCCCGCACCCGCTTCGGGCTGCCGGCGGCAGCGCCGTGTCCCAAGGGATCTGTCG GCACGGCGGTGCGGCACTGTGACGAGCACCGGGGGTGGCTGCCCCCCAACCTCTTCAACTGCAGCTCCCTGGCCTTCGCCCCCCTGCGCGGCTGG GCGGAGCGCTTGGCGCACAACGAGTCTCTGCTGGACCCCGCGCAGTCCCGCCGGGTGGCGCTGCAGCTGCGCGAGGCCACGCGCCGGCCCGGCGCGCGCTTCGGCAGCGACCTGCGATTGGCCTACGGGCTGGCGCGCGCGCTGCTGCGGCACGAGAGCGCCCAGCGCGGGTTCCGCATGGCGGCCACGCAGGACGCGCATTTCACCGAG AACCTGCTGCGCGTGGGCAGCGCCCTCCTGGACAGCAGCAACAAGCGGCACTGGGAGCTGATCCAGCAGACGGAGGGCGGCACGGCCTGGCTGCTCAAGCACTTCGAGGACTACGCCAGCGCCCTGGCGCAGAACATGCCCCAGACCTACCTCAGCCCCTTCACCATCGTCACCCCCAACATCG TGGTGTCGGTGGTGCGGCTGGACAAGGGCAGCTTCGCGGGCGCCCGGCTGCCGCGGTACGAGGCGCTGCGTGGGGAGAAGCCACCGGACCTGGAGACCACCGTCATCCTGCCCGACAGCGTCTTCCGGCCCCCCGAGGGCAGGC GCCACTCCGCTGGGCACGGGCAGCCACCGCAGGGCACAGGTGagcaggaggatgaggaggaggatgaagaagctacagaggaggatgaggaggaggaggaggtgaccCTGGTGACCCGGCGCAAGCGGCACCCGGCGCTGGGCGAGGGACAGGCCATCGCAAGCGTCATCATCTACCGCACCCTGGCCGGGCTCCTGCCCGAGCTGTACGACACCGACCGGCGCAGCCTCAG ggtgcccAAGCGCCCCGTGATCAACACGCCGGTGGTGAGCATCAGCGTACACGCAGGGGGGGCACGGGCCCCCCGGGCGCTAGCCAAGCCCGTCACCCTCCAGTTCCGGCTGCTGGAGACACAGGAGCGCTCCAAGCCCGTCTGCGTGTTCTGGAACCACTCCCTGCG GGCGGGCAGCGCGGGCGGCTGGTCGGCGCGGGGCTGCGAGGTCGTGTTCCGCAACCGGAGCCACGTCAGCTGCCAGTGCCACCACCTGACCAGCTTCGCCGTCCTCATGGACATCTCCCGCCGCGAG AACGGGGAGatcctgccgctggcgccgcTGACCTACGCCTCGCTGGGGGTGGGGCTggcggggctgctgctggccgTGCTGGCgctgggggggctgcagggggcGCTGCGCTCCAACCGCCACAGCATCCGCCGGCACGGCGCCAGCGCCCTCCTGCTCGCCCAGCTCGTGTTCCTGCTCGGCATCAACCAGACCGACCTCCCG CTGGCGTGCACGGTGGTGGCCATCCTGCTGCAGTTCCTGTACATGAGCGCGGTGGGCTGGGCGCTGCTGGAGGGGCTGCACCTGTACCGGCGCCGCAGCGAGCCCCGGCACGTCGACCGCGGGCCCATGCGCTTCTACCacgtgctgggctgggggctgcccgCCTTCATcactg GGCTGGCGGTGGGGCTGGACCCCGAGGGCTACGGGAACCCCGACTTCTGCTGGCTCTCCATCCACGACAGCCTGGTCTGGAGCCTGGCGGGACCCAGCGCCTGCGCCGTGGCC GTCAACATCTTCTTCCTCGTGTTGGCGGCCAGGGCCACCTGCACCACCCCGCAGGGCTTTGAGAAGAAGGGCATGGC CCCCGGGCTGCGCACGGCCGCGGTGCTGCTGGCGctgcccagcctggcctggctgctggccctgctctccgTCAACAGCGACGCGCTGCTGCTGCACTACCTGTTCGCGGCCTCCAACTGCCTCCAG GGCCCCCTCATCTTCCTGGTGTGCGTGGTGCTGAGCCGGGAGGTGCGGAGGAGCCTGCGGCTCAGCTGCGCCCGCCGCCACGGCCACGACCCTGCGCTGGCCACCAAGGCCACCCTGACCCCC GGCTATGGCTGTGACAGCACCTATGTGGCGGGGGGGCTGTGCCCGGCCCCCGGCGGCGGCTCCAGCGGGTCCCTGCACAGCACCGCGCGCTCCGGCAAGAGCCATCACAGCTACATCCCCTTCGTGCGCCG GGAGGACTCGGGGCTGGCGGGCAGCCCGGGGCCGCGGGTGCTGCCCGAGCCGGGGGGGCTCTACCTGGATGCTCAGGACCAGCCCGAGG AGCATGACACGGACTCGGACAGTGACCTGTCGCTGGAGGACGACCGCAGCGCATCCTACGGCTCCACGCACTCCTCCGAGAGCGAGGACGAGGCCCCTCCCGCTGGCTGGGACCCCCTGCCCAGgccccccctgaccccccccagccccg CAGGTGACAGCCTGGTGGCCCCAGGACATCCATACTGGCCGGGGGAGTTTGTGACGACGGCCAGCGAGAGTGAAGGGCCGGGGGGGGGCAGTGAGACCCTGCGCGTGGAGCCGGCGGGGGGGCAGGGTCCCCCCCGGGGTGACCTTCCCCACCCCAATGGCGAGCTgctccccagagcccccccgctgctgcccctgccccaccccCACAAAG GCATCCTGAAGAAGAAGTGCCTGGCGCCCATCAGCGAGCGGGGCAGCACCCAGCGCCTCGGCCcccccccaccgcccccccccgccgGCACCGCCGCCTCCTCGGGCAGTGAGGGCAGCCGGGGGGGGAgcagcgccgccccccgcccccgccaGAGCCTGCGGGAGCAGCTGAGCAGCGTCACCCCCGTCGCCATGAGCATCCGCGCCGGCACCGTGGACGAGGATTCCTCTGGCTCCGA atttctgttttttaattttctccattAA